The following coding sequences are from one Asterias amurensis chromosome 8, ASM3211899v1 window:
- the LOC139940601 gene encoding uncharacterized protein has translation MTSHLVQAYVDKENTTSLAGNSNKNRISSLAGRQAVKTFSVGESPMVTPRRALGNLSNDAARLSGLNTSQKKPLKSAGGGGGNRVFKKPLGSQAKTPGLSLRKPNIAAPSAQTAPKPKLKHPILTASSNLLRPTEVYPDVETMHVYQDKEEFEPVPQEDCLSSCLDRLASLRVPSMPHTRTTLPHGKHTDFSSLQLESNDRLSHNTMLDFSSNSFDVNLPIDLNSCLDLPPLDTVSFMDINSFKLWDEQSTD, from the exons ATGACTTCTCACCTTGTACAAGCCTACGTGGATAAGGAAAATACCACCAGCCTTGCAGGAAACAGTAACAAAAATCGCATCAGCTCATTAGCTGGAAGGCAAG CTGTGAAGACATTCAGTGTTGGTGAGTCCCCGATGGTCACCCCAAGGAGAGCCCTAGGAAACCTCAGCAACGACGCAGCTCGTCTTTCAGGTCTGAACACTAGCCAGAAGAAACCACTCAAGTCTGCCGGTGGTGGCGGTGGTAATAGAGTCTTCAAGAAACCACTTGGCTCCCAGGCTAAGACACCCGGGTTATCACTCAGGAAACCCAACATAGCTGCTCCTTCTGCTCAG ACCGCACCCAAACCCAAGCTGAAACATCCGATATTAACAGCATCCAGCAACCTACTGAGACCAACAGAAGTCTACCCAGATGTAGAGACCATGCATGTATATCAAGACAAAG AAGAGTTTGAGCCGGTACCCCAAGAGGACTGTCTGAGTTCCTGCCTTGATAGACTTGCATCCCTGAGGGTTCCCTCCATGCCACACACACGGACAACTCTACCACACGGCAAACACACAGACTTCTCATCCCTACAGCTGGAGTCCAATGACAGATTGAGCCACAACACCATGCTAG ATTTCTCGTCGAACAGCTTTGATGTGAACCTTCCGATAGACCTGAACTCCTGCCTTGACTTGCCTCCGTTAGACACAGTGTCCTTCATGGATATCAACAGCTTCAAACTGTGGGATGAGCAGAGCACTGACTAA